The Thermobifida halotolerans sequence CCCTGGCGCTGCGGCATCGGGGAGTTCTGCGGCGGCCCCTGCGCGCCCGCGGGCGGATGCGACGGCATCGGCCCGGGAGCCCCCTGCTGCGGGTAGGGCTGCGGCACGACCGCGGTCTGCGGAGGCCGCATCCCGGTGTGCGCCTGGTGGGCGCCCGGCGGCGGATACCCCGGCGGCACCGGAGGCAGGTTCGGCCGCCACGACTGGTGCAGCGCATGGCTGACCATGTCGTTGGCGTCGTTGTTCGCCGCCCCTCCGGCCAGCTCCAGCAGCAGCTCCTGCGCGCTGGGACGCTGGTCGGGGTCCTTCGCCAACGCCCTGGCGACCAACCGGTCCAACGGGGCGTCCAGACCGCCGATGTCGGGCTCGGCGAACAGCATCCGCTTGCCCAGCGTCATGGCGTCGCCGTTGCCGAACGGGTGCCTGCCGTTGCCCGCGAAAGCCACCAGACAGCCCCAGGCGAAGATGTCGGCCTTCGTGGTGACCTTCTCCTCCAGCAGCTGCTCCGGCGCCATCCACCCCGGACTGCCCATCACGATCCCGGTCTGGGTGTGACTGGTGGAGGTGTTCAGCGCCCGGGCGATACCGAAGTCGATCACCCGCGGCCCCGACAGCGACAGCAGCACGTTCGCCGGCTTGAGGTCGCGGTGCACCAGGCCCGCCTTGTGGATGGCGGCCAGCGCCGCGGCCACGCCCAGCGCGAAGCCGTGCAGCGTGCCCGAGTCGAGCGGCCCGTGCTCGGCGATGTGCTCCGCCAGCGCCGTCCCGGCGATGTACTCGGTGACCATGTACGGCCGGTTCTCGAACGTACCGTGGTCGAGCACCTTGGCCGTGCAGAAGGAGGCGACCCTGCGGGCGTTCTCCATCTCGTCGCGGAAACGCGCCCGGGTGGCCTCGTCGAAGGCCAGCTCGGGGCGGATGACCTTGATCGCTACATGGGTTCCCTTCTCCGGGGCACGGCCCAGGTAGACCGTCCCCATTCCTCCGCTGCCCAGACGTCCGACCAGCACGTAAGGACCGATGGTCGCCGGGTCTCCGGCGGCCAGCGGTTCCAGGTTCTTCGGGAGCCCATCCGACGGCAAGCGATCCTCCCCGACGGTGTCCAAACTCCGTCTCGGCCTCAACGGTAGCGGGGATTGTGCCCCGATACCCACCCACACGGACCGTCGGGTCCGGAGTGGCAACGCAAGCGACGCCGGTGAAACGAGAATCGCTGCTGTTTGGTGGACCAACCATCCCGAGCGCGACGGGTGACCCACCCAAGAATCCCATACTGGGCGCCCGGATTCACAGAGGCGGGGAGTCCCGTACGATCTAGGACTCGTGAACGCTACGACGGCCGTCACCGTACGTGTCCCCGCGAAGGTGAATCTGCAACTCGCGGTGGGCCCCGCCCGCGACGACGGCTACCACGGCCTGGTCAACGTCTTCCACGCCGTCTCCCTCTTCGACGAGGTCACCGTCTCCGCAGCCCCCGACCTGCGGCCGGGGACGGCGGCCCTGAGTGTCGACGGCGACCGGCCCGACCACGTCGCCCGCGTCCCGCTCGACGACGGCAACCTCGCGGCGCGCGCGGCGGCCCTGCTGGCCCGCGA is a genomic window containing:
- a CDS encoding serine/threonine-protein kinase, which gives rise to MPSDGLPKNLEPLAAGDPATIGPYVLVGRLGSGGMGTVYLGRAPEKGTHVAIKVIRPELAFDEATRARFRDEMENARRVASFCTAKVLDHGTFENRPYMVTEYIAGTALAEHIAEHGPLDSGTLHGFALGVAAALAAIHKAGLVHRDLKPANVLLSLSGPRVIDFGIARALNTSTSHTQTGIVMGSPGWMAPEQLLEEKVTTKADIFAWGCLVAFAGNGRHPFGNGDAMTLGKRMLFAEPDIGGLDAPLDRLVARALAKDPDQRPSAQELLLELAGGAANNDANDMVSHALHQSWRPNLPPVPPGYPPPGAHQAHTGMRPPQTAVVPQPYPQQGAPGPMPSHPPAGAQGPPQNSPMPQRQGPPGPHHTGQFPAVPPNTGGGGQPPGAPPQQSATGGVQARPYVPPNPLPPHRPMRPDGRPARLVVALVVVGAVLLAVLLGMVAVSFVNGFPFGGSDSQGEQGQDAPAAPEESKEDPPGRSESDGGLKSDGVLESRVLETECSDSAGGRRIINGPFEYCVFRIEVRNVSSVPLEFSPELQTLDLGGEEIEAEPPRSEELLDPLWDGPIGQGETVEGRLVFLVPIAGEPQSLTLRGSRDSHGMTFGLDNGQPV